The Lysobacter enzymogenes genome window below encodes:
- a CDS encoding PLP-dependent aminotransferase family protein yields MEPVSERSVFEFALSLPARGQGNLTHELHQQLRAAILDGRLAAGAALPATRQVAAGLGIARNTVVAAYDLLIAEGYVSPRQGAKAVVADVAARRDRRAPRTLAPGLEDARLNPLWRTPFLRPDPPRQLPERCFRLGIPDHRHFPHDIWRRLSAQSLRTWSKTRFSYPPSEGIAELRHAIAQHVAFARAVACTGDDVVVTSGAQQAFDLLARLLVTPGETRVAVEEPGYPPIRAAFAAAGARLAPMPVDEEGLCVDQLPDDVRVVSVTPSHQSPTGVALSLRRRRALLDFARQRNALVIEDDYDGEFRFGSRPLDALQTLDRDGLVFYIGTFSKSLFPSLRKGFIVAPRWARDALITVKHCADSHSDTITQSVLAAFIRDGHLARHVRRMRAVYAPRREALLAALDAELAPWLQSIPSEAGMHLAARIRDPALAPAILARLPRHMPGAQSIAEYAMHAPAQPAITFGYGVIDADEIRPATRAFARDLARMGSE; encoded by the coding sequence ATGGAGCCAGTTTCCGAGCGCAGCGTATTCGAGTTCGCGCTGAGCCTGCCGGCGCGCGGCCAGGGCAACCTGACCCACGAACTGCACCAGCAACTGCGCGCGGCCATCCTCGACGGCCGCCTGGCCGCGGGCGCGGCGCTGCCGGCGACGCGCCAGGTCGCGGCCGGGCTCGGCATCGCCCGCAACACCGTGGTCGCCGCCTACGACCTGCTGATCGCCGAGGGTTACGTCAGCCCGCGCCAGGGCGCCAAGGCGGTCGTCGCCGACGTCGCCGCGCGCCGCGACCGGCGCGCGCCGCGGACGCTGGCGCCCGGGCTCGAAGACGCGCGCCTGAACCCGCTGTGGCGCACGCCGTTCCTGCGTCCCGACCCGCCGCGGCAGTTGCCCGAGCGCTGCTTCCGCCTCGGCATTCCCGATCACCGCCACTTCCCGCACGACATCTGGCGGCGGCTGTCGGCGCAATCGCTGCGGACCTGGTCGAAGACCCGCTTCAGCTACCCGCCGTCGGAAGGCATCGCCGAACTGCGCCACGCCATCGCCCAGCACGTCGCTTTCGCCCGCGCCGTCGCCTGCACCGGCGACGACGTGGTGGTGACCTCGGGCGCGCAGCAGGCCTTCGACCTGCTCGCGCGCCTGCTGGTGACGCCGGGCGAAACCCGGGTCGCGGTGGAGGAGCCCGGCTACCCGCCGATCCGCGCCGCGTTCGCCGCCGCCGGCGCGCGCCTGGCGCCGATGCCGGTCGACGAGGAAGGCCTGTGCGTGGACCAGTTGCCGGACGACGTGCGGGTCGTCAGCGTGACCCCCTCGCACCAGTCCCCGACCGGCGTGGCGTTGTCGCTGCGCCGCCGTCGCGCGCTGCTCGACTTCGCCCGCCAGCGCAACGCGCTGGTGATCGAGGACGACTACGACGGCGAGTTCCGCTTCGGCAGCCGGCCGCTGGACGCGTTGCAGACGCTCGACCGCGATGGCCTGGTTTTCTACATCGGCACCTTCTCCAAGAGCCTGTTCCCGTCGTTGCGCAAAGGCTTCATCGTCGCCCCGCGCTGGGCGCGCGATGCCCTGATCACGGTCAAGCACTGCGCCGATTCGCACAGCGACACCATCACCCAGTCGGTGCTGGCCGCGTTCATCCGCGACGGCCATCTGGCCCGGCACGTGCGACGCATGCGCGCGGTCTATGCGCCGCGGCGTGAGGCCTTGCTGGCCGCGCTCGACGCCGAACTGGCGCCGTGGCTGCAGTCGATCCCGTCGGAAGCCGGCATGCATCTGGCCGCGCGCATCCGCGACCCGGCGCTGGCGCCGGCGATCCTGGCGCGGCTGCCGCGGCATATGCCGGGCGCGCAATCGATCGCCGAGTACGCGATGCACGCGCCGGCGCAGCCGGCGATCACCTTCGGTTACGGGGTCATCGATGCGGACGAGATCCGGCCGGCGACGCGCGCGTTCGCGCGCGATCTGGCGCGGATGGGTTCGGAGTAA
- a CDS encoding NAD(P)/FAD-dependent oxidoreductase — MSEPRKHVVIVGGGFGGLWATRALASAPVRITLIDRRNHHLFQPLLYQVATAGLSSPDIAAPLRHILRKQANVEVRLGEVTGIDAAARQVTLADGDAIGYDFLLLASGATHAYFGHDEWSAHAPGLKTLDDALHIRRRVLLAFERAEAAQTEEERDAWLHFAVVGGGPTGVEMAGTLAEIARKTLRREFRRIDPAKARVRLIEAGPRVLASFPESLSEKARAQLQRLGVEVSTGTPVGAIDANGYTLGAEFVPARTVLWAAGVAASPLGALLDAPRDRAGRVQVLPDLSVPGHPEIFVAGDLASLQQADGKPVPGVAPAAKQMGSHVARSIRARVLGQAAPAPFRYVDFGNLATIGRRAAVVDLRGLHFSGVLAWSFWLAAHVFFLIGFRNRLLVLLNWSWAYYTYQRHARIILGGAGDAPADSDD; from the coding sequence ATGTCCGAACCGCGCAAGCACGTCGTCATCGTCGGCGGCGGGTTCGGCGGACTGTGGGCGACGCGCGCACTGGCCTCGGCGCCGGTGCGCATCACCCTGATCGACCGCCGCAACCACCATCTGTTCCAACCGCTGCTGTACCAGGTCGCCACCGCCGGCCTGTCGTCGCCGGACATCGCCGCGCCGCTGCGCCACATCCTGCGCAAGCAGGCCAACGTCGAAGTGCGCCTGGGCGAGGTGACCGGCATCGACGCCGCCGCGCGCCAGGTGACGCTGGCCGACGGCGACGCCATCGGCTACGACTTCCTGCTGCTCGCCAGCGGCGCCACCCACGCCTATTTCGGCCACGACGAATGGTCGGCGCACGCGCCGGGCCTGAAGACGCTCGACGACGCCCTGCACATCCGCCGCCGCGTGCTGCTCGCGTTCGAACGCGCCGAAGCCGCGCAGACCGAGGAAGAACGCGACGCGTGGCTGCATTTCGCCGTCGTCGGCGGCGGCCCGACCGGCGTGGAGATGGCCGGCACCCTGGCCGAGATCGCGCGCAAGACCCTGCGCCGCGAGTTCCGCCGCATCGACCCGGCCAAGGCGCGGGTGCGCCTGATCGAAGCCGGCCCGCGGGTGCTGGCGAGCTTTCCCGAATCGCTGTCGGAGAAGGCCCGCGCGCAACTGCAACGGCTCGGCGTGGAAGTTTCCACCGGCACGCCGGTCGGCGCGATCGACGCGAACGGCTACACCCTCGGCGCCGAGTTCGTTCCGGCGCGCACGGTGCTGTGGGCGGCCGGCGTCGCCGCATCGCCGCTCGGCGCGCTGCTCGACGCGCCGCGCGACCGCGCCGGCCGCGTGCAGGTGCTGCCCGACCTCAGCGTGCCCGGCCATCCGGAGATCTTCGTCGCCGGCGACCTGGCCAGCCTGCAGCAAGCCGACGGCAAGCCGGTGCCCGGCGTGGCGCCGGCGGCCAAGCAGATGGGCAGCCACGTCGCCCGCAGCATCCGCGCGCGCGTGCTCGGCCAAGCCGCGCCGGCGCCGTTCCGCTACGTCGACTTCGGCAACCTCGCCACCATCGGCCGCCGCGCCGCGGTGGTCGACCTACGCGGACTGCACTTCTCCGGCGTGCTGGCGTGGTCGTTCTGGCTGGCCGCGCACGTGTTCTTCCTGATCGGCTTCCGCAACCGCCTGCTGGTGCTGCTGAACTGGTCGTGGGCGTACTACACCTACCAACGCCACGCCCGCATCATTCTCGGCGGCGCCGGCGATGCGCCGGCGGATTCGGACGACTGA
- a CDS encoding DUF1203 domain-containing protein, whose translation MHAYRIDGLAPDAFAPLFALDDEALRAHGMRRVVADSPRGYPCRVSLSEAAAGETLLLLTFEHHRDGPYRASGPIFVRERGERAPTLRNRLPELLRSRRLSLRVYDAEGWLLQARVCEGEQGEAAVEEILADPRVARIDAHNAAYGCFLCRIERD comes from the coding sequence ATGCACGCTTACCGAATCGACGGCCTCGCCCCGGACGCCTTCGCCCCGCTGTTCGCGCTCGACGACGAGGCGCTGCGCGCACACGGCATGCGCCGGGTCGTGGCCGACTCGCCGCGCGGCTATCCGTGCCGGGTCTCGCTGAGCGAGGCGGCGGCCGGCGAAACCCTGCTGCTGCTGACCTTCGAGCACCACCGCGACGGCCCGTACCGCGCCAGCGGCCCGATCTTCGTGCGCGAGCGCGGCGAGCGCGCGCCGACCCTGCGCAACCGCCTGCCGGAGCTGCTGCGCAGCCGCCGCCTGTCGCTGCGCGTGTACGACGCCGAGGGCTGGCTGCTGCAGGCGCGCGTGTGCGAGGGCGAGCAGGGCGAAGCGGCGGTGGAGGAAATCCTCGCCGATCCGCGCGTCGCCCGCATCGACGCGCACAACGCGGCTTACGGCTGCTTCCTGTGCCGGATCGAGCGCGACTGA
- a CDS encoding glutathione binding-like protein, which yields MDTAALDLYYAATPNGLKLRLYLEETGLAHRIVPVKLSAGEQFAPPFLAISPNNKIPAIVDHAPADGGAPLPVFESGAILLYLARKTGLLWPRAERDQLEATQWLFWQMAGLGPMAGQAGHFRAHAPEPVPYAIERYTREAGRLYGVLDRRLQGREFIAGDELSIADIACYPWVVPHAGLGHDLDSTPDLRRWFERLRERPATQRAYAGVDDPYAKPANFTEAERRALFGQGAQA from the coding sequence ATGGACACCGCCGCCCTCGATCTTTATTACGCCGCCACGCCGAACGGCCTGAAGCTGCGCCTGTACCTGGAGGAGACCGGCCTCGCCCACCGGATCGTGCCGGTCAAGCTGTCGGCCGGCGAACAGTTCGCGCCGCCGTTCCTGGCGATTTCGCCGAACAACAAGATTCCCGCGATCGTCGACCACGCCCCCGCCGACGGCGGCGCGCCGCTGCCGGTGTTCGAATCCGGCGCGATCCTGCTCTACCTCGCGCGCAAGACCGGCCTGCTGTGGCCGCGCGCGGAGCGCGATCAGTTGGAAGCGACCCAGTGGCTGTTCTGGCAGATGGCCGGGCTCGGGCCGATGGCCGGCCAGGCCGGGCACTTCCGCGCGCATGCGCCGGAGCCGGTGCCGTATGCGATCGAACGCTACACGCGCGAAGCCGGACGGCTGTACGGCGTGCTCGACCGGCGCCTGCAAGGGCGCGAGTTCATCGCCGGCGACGAACTCTCCATCGCCGATATCGCCTGCTATCCGTGGGTGGTGCCGCACGCCGGCCTCGGCCACGACCTCGACTCCACGCCGGACCTGCGGCGCTGGTTCGAACGCCTGCGCGAACGCCCGGCGACCCAGCGCGCCTACGCCGGCGTCGACGATCCCTACGCCAAACCGGCCAATTTCACCGAAGCCGAGCGGCGCGCGCTGTTCGGGCAGGGCGCGCAGGCCTGA
- a CDS encoding pyridoxal-phosphate dependent enzyme has translation MPLSVKTPLLESLPLSRAIGARAWLKMEAMQPSGSFKIRGIGHACEHYRAQGAQRFLSSSGGNAGLAVAYAGRKLGVPVLVVVPETTTERARRLLDAEGAEVIVHGTSWFEANRYAQSLKTAQDAFLHPFDDPLLWQGHATLIDEVVADGLRPDAVVLCVGGGGLLAGVAEGMRRSGLDEVPIYAAETEGMASFAAAVDAGRPVELPALSGVATSLGARQVCERAFALTRERPVIPLQVSDREAVDACLAFLDDHRTLVEPACGASLALLYANRLPPGVAGNVLVVVCGGSTATVESLSRFGG, from the coding sequence ATGCCATTGAGCGTCAAAACGCCGCTGCTCGAATCCCTCCCGCTGTCGCGCGCCATCGGCGCCAGGGCCTGGCTCAAGATGGAAGCCATGCAGCCGTCCGGGTCGTTCAAGATCCGCGGCATCGGCCACGCCTGCGAGCACTACCGCGCGCAAGGCGCGCAGCGCTTCCTGTCGTCCTCCGGCGGCAACGCCGGCCTGGCCGTCGCTTACGCGGGCCGCAAGCTCGGCGTGCCGGTGCTGGTGGTGGTTCCGGAAACCACGACCGAACGCGCGCGGCGCCTGCTCGATGCGGAAGGCGCCGAAGTGATCGTGCACGGGACGTCGTGGTTCGAAGCGAACCGCTACGCGCAGTCGCTGAAAACCGCGCAGGACGCGTTCCTGCACCCGTTCGACGACCCGCTGCTGTGGCAGGGCCACGCCACCTTGATCGACGAGGTGGTCGCCGACGGGCTGCGCCCGGACGCGGTGGTGCTGTGCGTCGGCGGCGGCGGCTTGCTGGCGGGCGTCGCCGAAGGCATGCGCCGCAGCGGACTCGACGAGGTGCCGATCTATGCCGCGGAAACCGAAGGCATGGCCTCGTTCGCCGCGGCCGTCGACGCCGGCCGGCCAGTCGAGCTGCCGGCGCTGTCGGGCGTGGCGACCTCGCTCGGCGCGCGCCAGGTGTGCGAGCGCGCGTTCGCGCTGACCCGCGAACGGCCGGTGATTCCGTTGCAGGTCAGCGACCGCGAAGCGGTCGACGCCTGCCTGGCTTTCCTCGACGACCACCGCACCCTGGTCGAACCGGCCTGCGGCGCGTCGCTGGCGCTGCTGTACGCGAACCGGCTTCCGCCCGGCGTGGCGGGCAACGTGCTGGTCGTGGTTTGCGGCGGATCGACCGCGACCGTGGAGTCTCTGTCCCGGTTCGGGGGATAA
- a CDS encoding TonB-dependent receptor domain-containing protein, with protein sequence MIRSTTRRPPRRSPLLTALAVALAAPLFAPAVLAQQAAAPAPAPAERNATELEGIKVTASRIPRSGFDTLEPAGVVSGESVRERGMTNVADALNQTVGFGIGQTPEGGQGNFAGGVNFVNRFGLGSNRTLTLLNGRRMVTSRALTNFGFSAGSQVDLNAIPVQMIDRVENVAIGGAPTYGSDAIAGVVNVILKDRFQGVEANFNYGISDHGDNERLGYSVLAGADFADGRGNLMVGASYDDSQGLVRSDRTDFARAYAFPANPNAAQMRANQPGRNPANDGRVHGNVPFDTGPEDGIPGTVLIRDARTFTTTFGGLILPVSGAVTLPGGALRGFGPNQRTYLQFAPNGNLVPYDPGVNFGTSTASGGQGLNTADITALLTSLKRQTVNVIGHFDVADNVRLFAEGLHYQADADPPVDIATTGNTTAGTRLNSALIVQSTHPLLNAQARQQLQALGIGSFRLARTSADLGLTPDRTHSTIDRIVVGARGDFELWSRPFDWEVSANYGRMKAYTSSVSLNQQNFINAINVGNVGGRLVCDPNARNAVYAASAGANSNPVADPNCVPLDLFGQGRPSAEAINYITGIQRTDFEQKQKVFSAFVSGPVAELWSGPLNVALGYEYRVEEGGFTPNDFTRRGLGRSVAIPSLNGKYHTNEYYAEAMLPLVSPDANLPGLHRLDITGKFRRVDNSVNGGFNAYTYGLQWEPLPGLQIRGNKTRSLRAPVITELFLPQVELFQTTSDPCDRRNVTGGPDPATRARNCAAFYQQYGLNPVDFQQNSATARGARQGEPNLRNEAADSWTAGFVWQPESVKGLRLAVDYNEVKLKDQIFAQSINDVLSACYDNSQFNPANVNNANYYCEQVKRNADGQFDIVAVRYRNGDFIHFQGVTGELAYRWDAGDWGRFDFSANALWVKRFESSTTGVSVDDDAGEIGMAKRQYQFGVDYQKDRLGLNLNARYLSASVFDNEDTVESRDVLRAPSYWLLGAGANYRFGDNVRVNFAVQNLLDKDPPLGTTPSELGIGTYDILGRRYSLSVTYRFD encoded by the coding sequence ATGATCCGTTCGACCACCCGCCGCCCGCCGCGGCGCAGCCCGCTGTTGACCGCTCTGGCCGTGGCCCTGGCCGCGCCGCTGTTCGCCCCCGCCGTCCTGGCCCAGCAGGCCGCCGCGCCGGCGCCGGCGCCGGCCGAGCGCAACGCCACCGAACTGGAAGGCATCAAGGTCACCGCCTCGCGCATCCCGCGCAGCGGCTTCGACACCCTGGAACCGGCCGGCGTGGTCTCCGGCGAATCGGTGCGCGAGCGCGGCATGACCAACGTCGCCGACGCGCTGAACCAGACCGTCGGCTTCGGCATCGGCCAGACCCCGGAAGGCGGCCAGGGCAACTTCGCCGGCGGCGTCAATTTCGTGAACCGCTTCGGCCTCGGCAGCAACCGCACCCTGACCCTGCTCAACGGCCGGCGCATGGTGACCTCGCGCGCGCTGACCAACTTCGGCTTTTCCGCCGGCTCGCAGGTCGACCTCAACGCGATCCCGGTGCAGATGATCGACCGGGTCGAGAACGTCGCCATCGGCGGCGCGCCGACCTACGGTTCCGACGCGATCGCCGGCGTGGTCAACGTGATCCTCAAGGACCGCTTCCAGGGCGTGGAAGCCAACTTCAACTACGGCATCAGCGACCACGGCGACAACGAGCGCCTGGGCTACAGCGTGCTGGCCGGCGCCGACTTCGCCGACGGCCGCGGCAACCTCATGGTCGGCGCGTCCTACGACGACAGCCAGGGCCTGGTGCGCTCGGACCGCACCGATTTCGCCCGCGCCTACGCGTTCCCCGCGAACCCGAACGCGGCGCAGATGCGCGCCAACCAGCCGGGCCGCAATCCCGCCAACGACGGCCGCGTGCACGGCAACGTTCCGTTCGACACCGGCCCGGAGGACGGCATCCCCGGCACCGTGCTGATCCGCGACGCGCGCACCTTCACCACCACCTTCGGCGGCCTGATCCTGCCGGTCAGCGGCGCGGTCACCCTGCCCGGCGGCGCCTTGCGCGGCTTCGGCCCGAACCAGCGCACCTACCTGCAATTCGCGCCGAACGGCAATCTGGTGCCGTACGACCCCGGCGTGAACTTCGGCACCAGCACCGCCTCGGGCGGCCAGGGCCTGAACACCGCCGACATCACTGCGCTGCTGACCAGCCTCAAGCGCCAGACGGTCAACGTGATCGGCCACTTCGACGTCGCCGACAACGTGCGCCTGTTCGCCGAAGGCCTGCATTACCAGGCCGACGCCGATCCGCCGGTCGACATCGCCACCACCGGCAACACCACCGCCGGCACCCGCCTCAACAGCGCGCTGATCGTGCAGTCGACCCATCCGCTGCTCAACGCGCAAGCGCGCCAGCAGTTGCAGGCGCTGGGCATCGGCAGCTTCCGCCTGGCCCGCACCTCGGCCGACCTCGGCCTGACTCCGGACCGCACCCACAGCACCATCGACCGCATCGTGGTCGGCGCGCGCGGCGACTTCGAACTGTGGTCGCGGCCGTTCGACTGGGAAGTCTCGGCCAACTACGGCCGGATGAAGGCTTACACCTCGTCGGTGTCGCTGAACCAGCAGAACTTCATCAACGCGATCAACGTCGGCAACGTCGGCGGCCGCCTGGTGTGCGATCCGAACGCGCGCAACGCGGTCTATGCCGCCAGCGCCGGCGCCAACTCGAACCCCGTCGCCGATCCCAACTGCGTGCCGCTGGACCTGTTCGGCCAGGGCCGCCCGTCGGCCGAGGCGATCAACTACATCACCGGCATCCAGCGCACCGATTTCGAACAGAAGCAGAAGGTGTTCAGCGCCTTCGTCAGCGGCCCGGTCGCCGAGTTGTGGAGCGGCCCGCTCAACGTCGCGCTCGGCTACGAGTACCGGGTCGAGGAAGGCGGCTTCACCCCGAACGACTTCACCCGCCGCGGCCTCGGCCGTTCGGTCGCCATTCCCTCGCTCAACGGCAAGTACCACACCAACGAGTACTACGCCGAGGCGATGCTGCCGCTGGTGTCGCCGGACGCGAACCTCCCCGGCCTGCACCGGCTCGACATCACCGGCAAGTTCCGCCGCGTCGACAACAGCGTCAACGGCGGCTTCAACGCCTACACCTACGGCCTGCAATGGGAGCCGCTGCCGGGGCTGCAGATCCGCGGCAACAAGACCCGCTCGCTGCGCGCGCCGGTCATCACCGAGCTGTTCCTGCCGCAGGTCGAGCTGTTCCAGACCACCTCCGACCCCTGCGACCGCCGCAACGTCACCGGCGGCCCGGACCCGGCCACGCGCGCGCGCAATTGCGCGGCGTTCTATCAGCAGTACGGCCTCAACCCGGTCGACTTCCAGCAGAACAGCGCCACCGCGCGCGGCGCGCGCCAGGGCGAGCCGAACCTGCGCAACGAGGCGGCCGATTCGTGGACCGCGGGTTTCGTCTGGCAGCCGGAGTCCGTCAAAGGGCTGCGCCTGGCGGTGGACTACAACGAGGTCAAGCTCAAGGACCAGATCTTCGCCCAGAGCATCAACGACGTGCTGTCGGCCTGCTACGACAACAGCCAGTTCAACCCGGCCAACGTCAACAACGCCAATTACTACTGCGAGCAGGTCAAGCGCAACGCCGACGGCCAGTTCGACATCGTCGCGGTGCGCTACCGCAACGGCGACTTCATCCACTTCCAGGGCGTCACCGGCGAGCTGGCGTACCGCTGGGACGCCGGCGACTGGGGCCGTTTCGATTTCAGCGCCAACGCGCTGTGGGTCAAGCGCTTCGAAAGCTCGACCACCGGCGTGAGCGTGGACGACGACGCCGGCGAGATCGGCATGGCCAAGCGCCAGTACCAGTTCGGCGTGGACTACCAGAAGGACAGGCTCGGGCTGAACCTCAACGCGCGTTATCTGAGCGCCTCGGTGTTCGACAACGAGGACACCGTGGAATCCCGCGACGTGCTGCGCGCGCCGTCGTACTGGCTGCTCGGCGCCGGCGCGAACTACCGGTTCGGCGACAACGTGCGGGTCAACTTCGCGGTGCAGAACCTGCTCGACAAGGATCCGCCGCTGGGGACCACGCCGAGCGAACTGGGCATCGGCACCTACGACATCCTCGGCCGGCGCTACAGCCTCAGCGTGACCTACCGGTTCGACTGA
- the tal gene encoding transaldolase codes for MSNRLEQLRQLSAVVADTGDIEAIARFRPLDATTNPSLLLKAAGLPAYAPLIEAALAQAQGGDAQARVGDAGLRLAVAIGGEILKLIPGRVSTEVDARLSFDTQATLDQARRIVELYDRAGIGRDRLLIKIASTWEGIRAAEQLEKEGIHCNLTLLFSFAQAVACAEAGVYLISPFVGRILDWHLANGAAKPATPQDDPGVQSVTAIWNYYKRHGYDTVVMGASFRNVGQVLALAGCDRLTISPELLGELQASDGEVPRALNDSGERAAPGERLSEIAFRWQHNEDAMATDKLGDGIRRFAADQRKLEALLAQRLNG; via the coding sequence ATGAGCAACCGACTCGAACAACTGCGCCAACTCTCCGCCGTGGTCGCCGACACCGGCGACATCGAAGCCATCGCCCGCTTCCGTCCGCTCGACGCCACCACCAATCCCTCGCTGCTGCTCAAGGCCGCCGGCCTGCCCGCGTACGCGCCGCTGATCGAAGCGGCCCTGGCCCAGGCGCAGGGCGGCGACGCGCAGGCGCGCGTCGGCGACGCCGGCCTGCGTCTGGCGGTGGCCATCGGCGGCGAGATCCTCAAGCTGATCCCCGGCCGCGTCTCCACCGAAGTCGACGCGCGGCTGAGCTTCGACACCCAGGCCACCCTCGACCAGGCGCGCCGCATCGTCGAGCTGTACGACCGCGCCGGCATCGGCCGCGACCGCCTGCTGATCAAGATCGCCTCGACCTGGGAAGGCATCCGCGCCGCCGAGCAACTGGAGAAGGAAGGCATCCACTGCAACCTGACCCTGCTGTTCTCGTTCGCCCAGGCGGTCGCCTGCGCCGAGGCCGGCGTGTACCTGATCTCGCCGTTCGTCGGCCGCATCCTCGACTGGCACCTCGCCAACGGCGCCGCCAAGCCGGCCACGCCGCAGGACGACCCGGGCGTGCAGTCGGTCACCGCGATCTGGAACTACTACAAGCGCCACGGCTACGACACCGTAGTCATGGGCGCGAGCTTCCGCAACGTCGGCCAGGTGCTGGCGCTGGCCGGCTGCGACCGCCTGACCATCTCGCCGGAACTGCTCGGCGAGCTGCAGGCCAGCGACGGCGAAGTGCCGCGCGCGTTGAACGACAGCGGCGAACGCGCCGCGCCGGGCGAGCGCCTGAGCGAGATCGCGTTCCGCTGGCAGCACAACGAAGACGCGATGGCGACCGACAAGCTCGGCGACGGCATCCGCCGCTTCGCCGCCGACCAGCGCAAGCTCGAAGCGCTGCTCGCCCAACGCTTGAACGGGTGA
- the rpoH gene encoding RNA polymerase sigma factor RpoH, with the protein MTSIAQSSALVANNLPVPSALGSLDAYIGAVHQIPVLSVENEQALARRFRDDEDLDAARELVHSHLRFVVHVARGYNGYGLQIGDLIQEGNIGLMKAVKRFDPDQGVRLVSFAVHWIRAEMHEFILKNWRIVKVATTKAQRKLFFNLRKSKTRLGWMNAEEVRQVALDLNVSEREVMEMESRLSGRDIGFDAPSDEDDDHAPPSPAAYLRAADEDPSQSYEREDEEDNQLALLREGMAGLDARSRDIIKRRWLDADSKITLQELADEYGVSAERIRQIEANALKKMRGLFAA; encoded by the coding sequence ATGACCTCTATCGCCCAATCCTCTGCTCTTGTCGCCAACAACCTGCCTGTGCCCAGCGCGCTCGGTTCGCTGGATGCATACATCGGCGCGGTGCACCAGATCCCGGTGCTCAGCGTCGAGAACGAGCAGGCGTTGGCCCGCCGCTTCCGCGACGACGAAGACCTCGACGCGGCCCGCGAACTCGTCCATTCCCATCTGCGCTTCGTGGTCCACGTGGCCCGCGGCTACAACGGCTACGGCCTGCAGATCGGCGACCTCATCCAGGAAGGCAACATCGGCCTGATGAAGGCGGTCAAGCGCTTCGACCCCGACCAGGGCGTGCGTCTGGTCTCCTTCGCGGTGCACTGGATCCGCGCCGAGATGCACGAGTTCATCCTCAAGAACTGGCGCATCGTCAAGGTCGCCACGACCAAGGCCCAGCGCAAGCTGTTCTTCAACCTGCGCAAGTCCAAGACCCGCCTGGGCTGGATGAACGCCGAGGAAGTGCGTCAGGTCGCCCTCGACCTCAACGTCTCCGAGCGCGAAGTGATGGAGATGGAGTCGCGCCTGTCCGGCCGCGACATCGGCTTCGACGCGCCCAGCGACGAGGACGACGACCACGCGCCGCCGTCGCCGGCCGCGTACCTGCGCGCCGCCGACGAAGACCCCTCGCAGAGCTACGAGCGCGAGGACGAGGAAGACAACCAGCTGGCGCTGCTGCGCGAAGGCATGGCCGGCCTGGATGCGCGTTCGCGCGACATCATCAAGCGCCGCTGGCTCGATGCCGACAGCAAGATCACGCTGCAGGAGCTGGCCGACGAGTACGGCGTCAGCGCCGAGCGCATCCGCCAGATCGAGGCGAATGCGCTGAAGAAGATGCGCGGTCTGTTCGCGGCGTAA